One Chroicocephalus ridibundus chromosome 21, bChrRid1.1, whole genome shotgun sequence DNA segment encodes these proteins:
- the UFC1 gene encoding ubiquitin-fold modifier-conjugating enzyme 1, which produces MADEAARRAVAELPLLRTAAGPRDREGWAPRLKEEYRALIQYVENNKRADNDWFRLESNAEGTRWFGKCWYVHELLKYEFAIEFEIPVTYPATAPEIAIPELDGKTAKMYRGGKICLSDHFKPLWARNVPKFGLAHLMALGLGPWLAVEIPDLVAKGIIQHKEK; this is translated from the exons atgGCGGAtgaggcggcgcggcgggcggtggcggagctgccgctgctgcggacggcggcggggccgcgggacCGGGAGGGCTGGGCGCCGCGGCTGAAGGAGGAGTACCGCGCCCTCATACAG tACGTGGAGAACAACAAACGCGCCGATAACGACTGGTTCCGCCTGGAGTCCAACGCCGAGGGCACCCG GTGGTTCGGGAAATGCTGGTACGTCCACGAGCTGCTCAAGTACGAGTTCGCCATCGAGTTTGag ATCCCGGTGACCtaccccgccaccgcccccgagATCGCCATCCCCGAGCTGGATGGGAAGACGGCCAAGATgtacag GGGTGGCAAAATCTGCCTGAGCGACCACTTCAAGCCTCTCTGGGCCAGGAACGTCCCCAAATTCGGCTTGGCCCATCTGATGGCGCTGGGg CTGGGCCCCTGGCTGGCCGTGGAGATCCCGGACCTCGTGGCCAAAGGCATCATCCAGCACAAGGAGAAGTGA
- the LOC134525950 gene encoding apolipoprotein A-II-like, with protein MKVLAAALVLLCAGCLQAAMVRRQAPEEEPVPPPVDDFFTRHFQSFSDFVTKDLPQRLQAQELRSQAEAYLDRANKQLTPLAQELRTNVVGFFSSLLDLGKAEGQP; from the exons aTGAAGGTGCTGGCGGCCGCCCTGGTGCTGCTCTGCGCCGGCTGCCTGCAGGCCGCCATGGTGAGGCGGCAGGCCCCGGAGGAGGAGCCCGTCCCGCCGCCCGTCGACGACTTCTTCACCCGCCATTTCCAGTCCTTCTCCGACTTCGTCACCAAGGACCTGCCCCAGAGGCTGCAGGCCCAGGAGCTGCGCAGCCAGGCCGa ggcCTACCTGGACCGGGCTAACAAGCAGCTGACGCCGCTGGCCCAGGAGCTGCGCACCAACGTCGTCGGcttcttctcctccctgctggaCCTGGGCAAGGCCGAGGGGCAGCCCTGA
- the TOMM40L gene encoding mitochondrial import receptor subunit TOM40B isoform X2, which yields MGTHGTRRGHGTQGGTLRTRGPGAGTREPRNVAARVWVSRGARSGAGPPPRGLSQWAASAARARHGGGGLARARPREAASGGGGGGARGRDGGARRGRGGRAAVRPGRDMGNVLGPAAPRAPRRGEPLGSPGSFDELHRQCKEVFPQQMEGVKLIVNKMLSSHFQVTHAVHMSTLGLSSYHFNATFVGDRQLSPTEAFPTLVGDMDNSGSLNAQVLHLLAERIRTKAVFQTHQAKFVTWQFDGEYRGDDCTATLTLGNPDLLGESERHLPPGAGRGDGLSPAAGGGRCHPHAGGQIHGSEVGGDAERGLRRRPRQLLPPSQRAGAGRGGAGGQHAAAGHHLRLWLPAQLAASQHGLQRAPGQ from the exons atggggacacacgggacGCGGAGGGGACACGGGACACAGGGGGGGACCCTCAGGACGCGGGGGCCCGGGGCCGGAACGCGAGAGCCCCGGAACGTCGCAGCGCGGGTCTGGGTTTCCAGAGGAGCACGTTCCGGCGCTGGCCCGCCCCCCCGCGGGCTCAGCCAATGGGCGGCCAGCGCTGCCCGTGCCcgtcatggcggcggcggcctcgCGCGGGCGCGGCCTCGAGAAGCCGcttccggcggcggcggcggcggcgcccgcggCCGCGATGGCGGCgcccggcggggacggggggggcgggcggccgtaAGGCCGGGCCGGGACATGGGCAACGTGCTgggtcccgccgctccccgcgccccgcGTCGGGGGGAGCCGCTCGGTAGTCCCGGCAGCTTTGATGAGTTGCACCGGCAGTGCAAAg AGGTTTTCCCACAGCAGATGGAGGGAGTGAAGCTGATCGTCAACAAGATGCTGAGCAGCCACTTCCAG GTGACGCACGCGGTGCACATGAGCACCCTCGGCCTCTCCAGCTACCACTTCAACGCCACCTTCGTGGGCGaccggcagctcagccccaccgaG gcCTTCCCCACGCTGGTTGGGGACATGGACAACAGCGGCAGCCTCAACGCCCAGGTGCTGCACCTCCTGGCCGAGCGCATCCGCACCAAAGCCGTCTTCCAG ACGCACCAAGCCAAATTTGTCACGTGGCAATTCGACGGCGAGTACCGGGGGGACGACTGCACCGCCACCCTCACCCTGGGCAACCCCGACCTCCTCGGCGAGTCCG AGCGTCACCTCCCGCCTGGTGCTGGGCGGGGAGATGGTTTATCACCGGCGGCCGGGGGAGGAAGGTGCCATCCTCACGCTGGCGGGCAAATACACGG CTCAGAAGTGGGTGGCGACGCTGAACGTGGGCTACGGCGGCGCCCACGCCAGCTACTACCACCGAGCCAACGAGCAG gtGCAGGTCGGGGTGGAGCTGGAGGCCAACACGCGGCTGCAGGACACCACCTTCGCCTTTGGCTACCAGCTCAACTTGCCGCAAGCCAACATGGTCTTCAGAG ggctcCTGGACAGTAA
- the TOMM40L gene encoding mitochondrial import receptor subunit TOM40B isoform X1 → MGNVLGPAAPRAPRRGEPLGSPGSFDELHRQCKEVFPQQMEGVKLIVNKMLSSHFQVTHAVHMSTLGLSSYHFNATFVGDRQLSPTEAFPTLVGDMDNSGSLNAQVLHLLAERIRTKAVFQTHQAKFVTWQFDGEYRGDDCTATLTLGNPDLLGESVILVAHFLQSVTSRLVLGGEMVYHRRPGEEGAILTLAGKYTAQKWVATLNVGYGGAHASYYHRANEQVQVGVELEANTRLQDTTFAFGYQLNLPQANMVFRGLLDSNWSVGGVLEKKLPPLPVTLALGAFLNHWKNRFHCGFSVIVG, encoded by the exons ATGGGCAACGTGCTgggtcccgccgctccccgcgccccgcGTCGGGGGGAGCCGCTCGGTAGTCCCGGCAGCTTTGATGAGTTGCACCGGCAGTGCAAAg AGGTTTTCCCACAGCAGATGGAGGGAGTGAAGCTGATCGTCAACAAGATGCTGAGCAGCCACTTCCAG GTGACGCACGCGGTGCACATGAGCACCCTCGGCCTCTCCAGCTACCACTTCAACGCCACCTTCGTGGGCGaccggcagctcagccccaccgaG gcCTTCCCCACGCTGGTTGGGGACATGGACAACAGCGGCAGCCTCAACGCCCAGGTGCTGCACCTCCTGGCCGAGCGCATCCGCACCAAAGCCGTCTTCCAG ACGCACCAAGCCAAATTTGTCACGTGGCAATTCGACGGCGAGTACCGGGGGGACGACTGCACCGCCACCCTCACCCTGGGCAACCCCGACCTCCTCGGCGAGTCCG TGATCCTGGTGGCCCATTTTCTCCAGAGCGTCACCTCCCGCCTGGTGCTGGGCGGGGAGATGGTTTATCACCGGCGGCCGGGGGAGGAAGGTGCCATCCTCACGCTGGCGGGCAAATACACGG CTCAGAAGTGGGTGGCGACGCTGAACGTGGGCTACGGCGGCGCCCACGCCAGCTACTACCACCGAGCCAACGAGCAG gtGCAGGTCGGGGTGGAGCTGGAGGCCAACACGCGGCTGCAGGACACCACCTTCGCCTTTGGCTACCAGCTCAACTTGCCGCAAGCCAACATGGTCTTCAGAG ggctcCTGGACAGTAACTGGAGCGTCGGGGGGGTGCTGGAGAAGAAGCTGCCCCCCCTGCCCGTCACCCTGGCTCTGGGCGCCTTCCTCAACCACTGGAAGAACCGTTTCCACTGCGGCTTCAGCGTCATCGTGGGCtga
- the TOMM40L gene encoding mitochondrial import receptor subunit TOM40B isoform X3 gives MSCTGSAKVTHAVHMSTLGLSSYHFNATFVGDRQLSPTEAFPTLVGDMDNSGSLNAQVLHLLAERIRTKAVFQTHQAKFVTWQFDGEYRGDDCTATLTLGNPDLLGESVILVAHFLQSVTSRLVLGGEMVYHRRPGEEGAILTLAGKYTAQKWVATLNVGYGGAHASYYHRANEQVQVGVELEANTRLQDTTFAFGYQLNLPQANMVFRGLLDSNWSVGGVLEKKLPPLPVTLALGAFLNHWKNRFHCGFSVIVG, from the exons ATGAGTTGCACCGGCAGTGCAAAg GTGACGCACGCGGTGCACATGAGCACCCTCGGCCTCTCCAGCTACCACTTCAACGCCACCTTCGTGGGCGaccggcagctcagccccaccgaG gcCTTCCCCACGCTGGTTGGGGACATGGACAACAGCGGCAGCCTCAACGCCCAGGTGCTGCACCTCCTGGCCGAGCGCATCCGCACCAAAGCCGTCTTCCAG ACGCACCAAGCCAAATTTGTCACGTGGCAATTCGACGGCGAGTACCGGGGGGACGACTGCACCGCCACCCTCACCCTGGGCAACCCCGACCTCCTCGGCGAGTCCG TGATCCTGGTGGCCCATTTTCTCCAGAGCGTCACCTCCCGCCTGGTGCTGGGCGGGGAGATGGTTTATCACCGGCGGCCGGGGGAGGAAGGTGCCATCCTCACGCTGGCGGGCAAATACACGG CTCAGAAGTGGGTGGCGACGCTGAACGTGGGCTACGGCGGCGCCCACGCCAGCTACTACCACCGAGCCAACGAGCAG gtGCAGGTCGGGGTGGAGCTGGAGGCCAACACGCGGCTGCAGGACACCACCTTCGCCTTTGGCTACCAGCTCAACTTGCCGCAAGCCAACATGGTCTTCAGAG ggctcCTGGACAGTAACTGGAGCGTCGGGGGGGTGCTGGAGAAGAAGCTGCCCCCCCTGCCCGTCACCCTGGCTCTGGGCGCCTTCCTCAACCACTGGAAGAACCGTTTCCACTGCGGCTTCAGCGTCATCGTGGGCtga
- the NR1I3 gene encoding nuclear receptor subfamily 1 group I member 3 isoform X1: protein MVASRGHVGDTHPAAVLQALSSLRSPPVRALSPASPAMSTSSPSDAESSPRPPPGPRVPGGEDTEAGEEKVCAVCGDRATGYHFHVMTCEGCKGFFRRSINKGVRFTCPFSRSCPVTKAKRRQCQACRLQKCLDVGMRKDMIMSAEALRRRRAQRRARERPGGLTAEQRDLIAILIAAHRRTFDSSFSQFAHYWPAVRLYVPSPRPQSPSQPGDPVAWPPSPPPPPDCLAEDVLPDVFSMLPHIADLSTFMIQQVINFAKEIPAFRTLPIDAQISLLKGAALEICQIQFNTVFNAETNAWECGQHCYTIQDGALAGFQQIYLEPLLKFHISLKKLRLHEAEYVLLQAMRLFSPDHAGVAQRDFIDQFQEKVALTLKSYIDHQHPMPEGRFLYAKLLLLLTELQTLKAENTRQILHIQDLSSMTPLLSEIVS from the exons ATGGTGGCTTCGAGGGGACACGTAGGGGACACACACCCCGCCGCTGTCCTACAGGCTCTGTCCTCACTGCGGTCCCCCCCAGTCCGGGCACTGTCACCGGCGTCTCCGGCCATGTCCACGTCGAGCCCCTCGGACGCGGagagcagcccccgcccgccaccgggtccccgcgtccccgggggGGAGGACACGGAGGCGGGGGAGGAGAAGGTCTGCGCCGTGTGCGGGGACCGCGCCACCGGGTACCACTTCCACGTCATGACCTGCGAGGGCTGCAAGGGCTTCTTCAG GCGCTCCATCAACAAGGGCGTCCGCTTCACCTGCCCCTTCTCCCGGAGCTGCCCCGTCACCAAGGCCAAGCGGCGGCAGTGCCAGGCCTGTCGCCTCCAGAAGTGCCTGGACGTGGGCATGCGGAAGGACA TGATCATGTCGGCGGAGGCGCTGCGGCGACGGCGGGCGCAGCGGCGGGCGCGGGAGCGGCCGGGGGGGCTGACGGCGGAGCAGCGGGACCTCATCGCCATCCTCATCGCCGCCCACCGCCGCACCTTCGACTCCAGCTTCTCCCAGTTCGCCCACTACTGG CCCGCCGTGCGCCTCTACGTGCCCAGCCCGCGGCCGCAGAGCCCGTCGCAGCCCGGTGACCCCGTCGCGTggccgccgtccccgccgcccccccccgacTGCCTGGCCGAGGACGTGCTGCCCGACGTCTTCTCCATGCTGCCCCACATCGCCGACCTCAGCACCTTCATGATCCAGCAGGTCATCAACTTCGCCAAGGAGATCCCGGCTTTCAG gaCCTTACCCATCGACGCCCAGATCTCGCTGCTGAAAGGAGCCGCCCTGGAGATCTGCCAGATCCAGTTCAACACCGTCTTCAACGCCGAGACCAACGCCTGGGAGTGCGGGCAGCACTGCTACACCATCCAGGACGGCGCCCTGG CAGGTTTCCAGCAGATCTACCTGGAGCCGCTGCTCAAGTTCCACATCAGCCTGAAGAAGCTGCGGCTCCACGAAGCCGAGTACGTCCTGCTGCAGGCCATGCGGCTCTTCTCGCCAG ACCACGCCGGCGTCGCCCAGCGGGACTTCATCGACCAGTTCCAGGAGAAGGTGGCCCTGACCCTCAAGAGCTACATCGACCACCAGCACCCCATGCCCGAGGGCAG gttccTCTACgcgaagctgctgctgctgctgacggAGCTGCAGACGCTGAAGGCGGAGAACACCCGGCAGATCCTCCACATCCAGGACCTGTCCTCCATGACCCCCCTGCTCTCCGAAATCGTCAGCTAG
- the NR1I3 gene encoding nuclear receptor subfamily 1 group I member 3 isoform X2 produces the protein MSTSSPSDAESSPRPPPGPRVPGGEDTEAGEEKVCAVCGDRATGYHFHVMTCEGCKGFFRRSINKGVRFTCPFSRSCPVTKAKRRQCQACRLQKCLDVGMRKDMIMSAEALRRRRAQRRARERPGGLTAEQRDLIAILIAAHRRTFDSSFSQFAHYWPAVRLYVPSPRPQSPSQPGDPVAWPPSPPPPPDCLAEDVLPDVFSMLPHIADLSTFMIQQVINFAKEIPAFRTLPIDAQISLLKGAALEICQIQFNTVFNAETNAWECGQHCYTIQDGALAGFQQIYLEPLLKFHISLKKLRLHEAEYVLLQAMRLFSPGKRAPGTAAGRPPASPTLTPPRPDHAGVAQRDFIDQFQEKVALTLKSYIDHQHPMPEGRFLYAKLLLLLTELQTLKAENTRQILHIQDLSSMTPLLSEIVS, from the exons ATGTCCACGTCGAGCCCCTCGGACGCGGagagcagcccccgcccgccaccgggtccccgcgtccccgggggGGAGGACACGGAGGCGGGGGAGGAGAAGGTCTGCGCCGTGTGCGGGGACCGCGCCACCGGGTACCACTTCCACGTCATGACCTGCGAGGGCTGCAAGGGCTTCTTCAG GCGCTCCATCAACAAGGGCGTCCGCTTCACCTGCCCCTTCTCCCGGAGCTGCCCCGTCACCAAGGCCAAGCGGCGGCAGTGCCAGGCCTGTCGCCTCCAGAAGTGCCTGGACGTGGGCATGCGGAAGGACA TGATCATGTCGGCGGAGGCGCTGCGGCGACGGCGGGCGCAGCGGCGGGCGCGGGAGCGGCCGGGGGGGCTGACGGCGGAGCAGCGGGACCTCATCGCCATCCTCATCGCCGCCCACCGCCGCACCTTCGACTCCAGCTTCTCCCAGTTCGCCCACTACTGG CCCGCCGTGCGCCTCTACGTGCCCAGCCCGCGGCCGCAGAGCCCGTCGCAGCCCGGTGACCCCGTCGCGTggccgccgtccccgccgcccccccccgacTGCCTGGCCGAGGACGTGCTGCCCGACGTCTTCTCCATGCTGCCCCACATCGCCGACCTCAGCACCTTCATGATCCAGCAGGTCATCAACTTCGCCAAGGAGATCCCGGCTTTCAG gaCCTTACCCATCGACGCCCAGATCTCGCTGCTGAAAGGAGCCGCCCTGGAGATCTGCCAGATCCAGTTCAACACCGTCTTCAACGCCGAGACCAACGCCTGGGAGTGCGGGCAGCACTGCTACACCATCCAGGACGGCGCCCTGG CAGGTTTCCAGCAGATCTACCTGGAGCCGCTGCTCAAGTTCCACATCAGCCTGAAGAAGCTGCGGCTCCACGAAGCCGAGTACGTCCTGCTGCAGGCCATGCGGCTCTTCTCGCCAGGTAAGCGAGcgccggggacggcggcggggcgtccccccgcctcccctaccctgacacccccccgcccagACCACGCCGGCGTCGCCCAGCGGGACTTCATCGACCAGTTCCAGGAGAAGGTGGCCCTGACCCTCAAGAGCTACATCGACCACCAGCACCCCATGCCCGAGGGCAG gttccTCTACgcgaagctgctgctgctgctgacggAGCTGCAGACGCTGAAGGCGGAGAACACCCGGCAGATCCTCCACATCCAGGACCTGTCCTCCATGACCCCCCTGCTCTCCGAAATCGTCAGCTAG
- the MPZ gene encoding LOW QUALITY PROTEIN: myelin protein P0 (The sequence of the model RefSeq protein was modified relative to this genomic sequence to represent the inferred CDS: substituted 1 base at 1 genomic stop codon), giving the protein MSQGAGGSGGGGRLLLLLAGLLSALGPSPTSSIHVYTQREVYGTVGSHVTLSCSFWSSEWISEDISITWHFQAEGSRDSTSIFHYAKGQPYIDDVGSFKERMEWVGNPHRKDGSIVIHNLDYTDNGTFTCDVKNPPDIVGKSSQVTLYVLEKVPTRYGVVLGSIIGGALLLVAVVVALVYLLRYCWLRRQVALQRRLSAMEKGKLQRSAKDASKRSRQAPVLYAMLDHSRSTKAASEKKAKGAPGESRKDKKXRLEGREGTGGEGAGAPRPPKVVMTIEMELRGEDGQAARPPPAVRSPSKGSLKSALMHIIKPNSGT; this is encoded by the exons ATGTCGCAGGGtgccgggggcagcggcggcggcggccgcctcctcctcctcctcgccgggcTCCTCTCGGCGCTGG GGCCGTCCCCGACGTCCTCCATCCACGTGTACACGCAGCGGGAGGTGTACGGCACCGTCGGCTCCCACGTCACCCTCTCCTGCAGCTTCTGGTCCAGCGAGTGGATCTCCGAGGACATCTCCATCACCTGGCACTTCCAAGCCGAGGGCTCCCGTGACAGCACCTCC ATATTCCACTACGCCAAGGGCCAGCCCTACATCGATGACGTGGGCAGCTTCAAGGAGAGGATGGAGTGGGTGGGCAACCCCCACCGCAAGGACGGCTCCATCGTCATCCACAACCTGGACTACACCGACAACGGCACCTTCACCTGCGACGTCAAGAACCCCCCGGACATCGTGGGCAAATCCTCCCAGGTCACGCTCTACGTCTTGGAGAAAG TGCCCACCCGCTACGGCGTCGTCCTGGGCTCCATCATCGGcggggctctgctgctggtggccgtGGTGGTGGCCCTCGTCTACCTCCTCCGCTACTGCTGGCTCCGCAGGCAGGTGGCCCTGCAGCGACGGCTGAG TGCCATGGAGAAGGGGAAGCTGCAGCGATCGGCCAAGGACGCGTCCAAGCGCAGCCGGCAG GCGCCCGTGCTCTACGCCATGCTGGACCACAGCCGCAGCACCAAAGCGGCGAGCGAGAAGAAAGCCAAGGGAGCCCCCGGCGAGTCCCGCAAGGATAAGAAATAGCGGTTAGAGGGCAGGGAAGGTACCGGGGGGGAGGGCGCCGGGGCCCCCCGACCCCCCAAAGTCGTCATGACCATCGAGATGGAGCTGCGGGGGGAGGACGGCcaggccgcccgccccccgcccgccgtcCGCTCCCCCAGCAAGGGCAGCCTCAAGAGCGCCCTGATGCACATCATCAAACCGAATTCGGGGACCTGA
- the SDHC gene encoding succinate dehydrogenase cytochrome b560 subunit, mitochondrial isoform X1, protein MAALALRCVGRRCLLARLGPGLSVRHIVPMGTTAKEEMARFWEKNTKSNRPLSPHVTIYKWSLPMAMSITHRGTGVALSLGVSLFGLAALLLPEQFPHYLAMVKSLSLGPALIYSAKFALAFPFSYHTWNGIRHLAWDMGKGFKIPQVNQSGVLVLILTLLSSAGLAAM, encoded by the exons ATGGCGGCGCTGGCGTTGAG GTGTGTCGGTCGGCGATGCCTGCTGGCTCGGCTTGGCCCCGGCCTTTCTGTGCGACA CATCGTCCCGATGGGAACGACGGCCAAGGAGGAGATGGCCCGCTTCTGGGAGAAGAACACCAAGTCCAATCGTCCCTTGTCCCCTCATGTCACCATTTACAA GtggtccctgcccatggcgaTGTCCATCACGCACCGGGGCACCGGCGTTGCGCTGAGCTTAG GAGTCTCCCTCTTTGGTCTGGCTGCACTGCTGCTCCCGGAACAGTTTCCCCACTACCTGGCCATGGTGAAGTCGCTCAGCTTGGGGCCCGCTCTCATCTACTCTGCTAAGTTCGCTCTGGCTTTTCCCTTCTCCTACCACACCTGGAACGGAATCCGACACCTT GCATGGGACATGGGGAAGGGGTTCAAGATCCCCCAGGTCAACCAGTCCGGGGTGCTGGTCCTGATCTTGACCCTGCTCTCCTCCGCCGGCCTGGCGGCGATGTGA
- the SDHC gene encoding succinate dehydrogenase cytochrome b560 subunit, mitochondrial isoform X2 — MGTTAKEEMARFWEKNTKSNRPLSPHVTIYKWSLPMAMSITHRGTGVALSLGVSLFGLAALLLPEQFPHYLAMVKSLSLGPALIYSAKFALAFPFSYHTWNGIRHLAWDMGKGFKIPQVNQSGVLVLILTLLSSAGLAAM; from the exons ATGGGAACGACGGCCAAGGAGGAGATGGCCCGCTTCTGGGAGAAGAACACCAAGTCCAATCGTCCCTTGTCCCCTCATGTCACCATTTACAA GtggtccctgcccatggcgaTGTCCATCACGCACCGGGGCACCGGCGTTGCGCTGAGCTTAG GAGTCTCCCTCTTTGGTCTGGCTGCACTGCTGCTCCCGGAACAGTTTCCCCACTACCTGGCCATGGTGAAGTCGCTCAGCTTGGGGCCCGCTCTCATCTACTCTGCTAAGTTCGCTCTGGCTTTTCCCTTCTCCTACCACACCTGGAACGGAATCCGACACCTT GCATGGGACATGGGGAAGGGGTTCAAGATCCCCCAGGTCAACCAGTCCGGGGTGCTGGTCCTGATCTTGACCCTGCTCTCCTCCGCCGGCCTGGCGGCGATGTGA
- the CFAP126 gene encoding protein Flattop, whose translation MAARYSAGQYEDAFSPHRLQNWSVPPPGRQRPSLRQGSTPIVADDRGHLLPNVPRSQASPWGTFVGTWEMPSRIPPARLDLTSRSAAAAGRLTAWIRRPTALTRARNGLRTDITGKPQEPWSDVQTTTEPSRRSRRASSEGIHPAGRASEEPAGPGGPTALGSHQPGRTGVRREGDASPQPPAALQPSSQQDKPGGQTPGSCQPAVTDPCRGDTRSPQIPASVPPGASSRQTAPVASPGGKSPGLRASRA comes from the exons ATGGCGGCCCGCTACAGCGCGGGgcag TACGAGGACGCCTTCAGCCCCCACCGCCTGCAGAACTGGagcgtgcccccccccggccggcag cggCCCTCGCTGCGGCAGGGCTCCACGCCGATCGTCGCCGATGACCGGGGGCACCTGCTCCCCAACGTGCCCCGCTCCCAG gcTTCCCCGTGGGGGACGTTTGTGGGGACCTGGGAGATGCCGTCGCGGATTCCCCCGGCCCGGCTGGACCTGACGTCCCGCtcggccgccgctgccggccggcTCACCGCCTGGATCCGCCGGCCCACCGCCCTGACCCGCGCCCGCAACGGCCTCCGCACCGACATCACCGGGAAG CCCCAGGAGCCTTGGTCGGACGTGCAGACCACCACGGAGCCTTCCCGAAGGAGCAGGAGGGCATCCAGCGAGGGCATCCATCCCGCCGGGCGAGCGTCGGAGGAGCCAGCTGGCCCTGGGGGTCCCACAGCCCTGGGGTCCCATCAGCCCGGCCGCACGGGGGTCCGGCGGGAGGGGGACgcgtccccgcagcccccggcagcgcTCCAGCCTTCCTCCCAGCAGGACAAACCTGGGGGACAAacccccggctcctgccagccTGCGGTGACAGACCCCTGCCGTGGGGATACCAGGTCGCCCCAAATCCCAGCCTCGGTGCCCCCGGGGGCCAGCTCTCGTCAAACCGCTCCCGTTGCCAGCCCAGGGGGCAAATCCCCAGGGCTCAGGGCATCGCGGGCGTGA
- the VSIG8 gene encoding V-set and immunoglobulin domain-containing protein 8 produces MAGHGASLLLLLGLLPALLLAVRINSKGREVLYLAKGDSVKLGCPYVLEPEDNGPQGLGIEWIQITPERTGPENVFLSYHDHHVNYGSGSGLQDRVAFVQNDPSQYDASIRLADLQVSDTGTYQCRVKKNTVAVHEVIVTVQEKPATPQCWTEGEVIEGSSILLRCYSRGGTSPLAYQWAKLADGYGGGRLPSGTIQGRAPGDLLIRSLSEVHTGVYQCRVTNRVGYSVCQLNLSPAPRGRQAGIIVGSILGSLLLLSLLGLLIGALICRYRRKECQRACSDCRSSTGGTMTRACNVCAHHSYSPHGISYMQCQHGDGDERAAALMCNEGIRHQVACPAL; encoded by the exons ATGGCAGGGCACGGCgccagcctgctcctgctcctgggtctCCTGCCAG ctctcctcctggCCGTCAGGATCAACAGCAAGGGCCGGGAGGTGCTGTACCTGGCCAAGGGCGACTCGGTGAAGCTGGGCTGCCCCTACGTCCTGGAACCCGAAGACAACGGTCCCCAAGGTTTGGGCATCGAGTGGATCCAGATCACGCCCGAACGGACCGGCCCAGAGAATGTG TTCCTGTCCTACCATGACCACCACGTCAACTACGGCAGCGGCTCGGGGCTGCAGGACCGGGTGGCCTTCGTGCAGAACGACCCCAGCCAGTACGACGCCTCCATCCGCCTGGCCGACCTGCAGGTCTCCGACACCGGTACCTACCAGTGCCGGGTGAAGAAAAACACCGTGGCCGTGCACGAGGTCATCGTCACTGTGCAAG AGAAGCCGGCCACCCCGCAGTGCTGGACCGAGGGGGAGGTGATAGAAGGGAGCAGCATCCTCCTGCGGTGCTACAGCCGGGGGGGCACCTCCCCGCTGGCCTACCAGTGGGCCAAGTTGGCCGATGGCTACGGCGGGGGACGCCTGCCCTCCGGCACCATCCAAG GACGTGCTCCTGGCGACCTGTTGATCCGTAGCCTGTCGGAGGTGCACACCGGCGTCTACCAGTGCCGCGTCACCAACCGCGTGGGCTACTCCGTCTGCCAGCTCAACCTCAGCCCTGCGCCAA GAGGAAGGCAAGCGGGCATCATCGTGGGCTCCATCctgggctccctcctcctcctcagcctgcTCGGGCTCCTCATCGGGGCGCTGATCTGCCGCTACCGCCGGAAGGAGTGCCAGCGGGCCTGCAGCGACTGCAG GAGCAGCACGGGCGGCACCATGACCCGCGCCTGCAACGTCTGCGCCCACCACAGCTACTCCCCCCACGGCATCAGCTACATGCAGTGCCAGCACGGCGACGGCGACGAGCGGGCGGCCGCCCTCATGTGCAACGAAGGCATCCGGCACCAGGTCGCCTGCCCGGCCCTGTaa